Below is a genomic region from Cellulomonas sp. P24.
CGCTCGTGATCGTTCCCTACCGGGTCCACTGGTACCTGGTGTCGATGCTCGGCGCGCAGGCGAACTGGGTCCGCAACGTCGAGGCCGCCGACGGGGACGCCGTGCTCCTGCACGGTCGGCGACGCCCCGTGCACCTCGTCGAGGTCCCCGTGCCGCGGCGGGCCCCGATCATCCGCCGCTACCTGCTGGTGGCCTGGGGTGCACGCCCGCACATGTCCGTCACCTGGCGCACCCCGTTGCGGGACGTCGCCGCCGTCGCGGCCG
It encodes:
- a CDS encoding nitroreductase family deazaflavin-dependent oxidoreductase, whose product is MSQEPSARGQDGRRSRRAALMRARYAGGRPNDEAKAIHRRYAAGPLPRLVPIAAVLDVPGRVSGATIHVPLVIVPYRVHWYLVSMLGAQANWVRNVEAADGDAVLLHGRRRPVHLVEVPVPRRAPIIRRYLLVAWGARPHMSVTWRTPLRDVAAVAADYPVFRVDRRRGPAWG